The following is a genomic window from Oligoflexia bacterium.
TCCTGTGATCGCAGAAGTGGTAAGTGTTAATAAAAATGTGCGTTTTCGTTTACCTGAATCACTGACTTACTACAAAGCCTATAACCAACAAGGTCTTCACGCAAAAGACACAGTCTCAACGGACCTCGATAGCTCGGCCATCATTTCATTTAAATCAGGCCTAAAAGTAGAACTAGAACCAAACTCGTTAATCATCATTGAAGATTACGGCTCAGGCCCAGGCGCTTTAGAACTAACGTTCTTGCGTGGAGGTGTAAAAGTTTTAAGCCAAGGCGCTGGACCAAAAGTTAAACTCAAAGGTGCTGAAGTTTTAAAACTAAATTTGTCAATGCTTGATCGCGAAGCAAAACCAACTCCCCCTCTTACTGGCATTGGATTAGATGACATTAAACAAAAACAACGTGTTAAGAAGAAAAAAATTGAGAAAGAAACACTCCCCGATAGCTACATCGCCAGCGTTATTAAAAATCAAAAGACGTTTCTAAATCGCTGTTTCGCTCAACATTTACGACTTAACCCAGATGCCCGCGGGCGCATTGATACTTCCCTCACCATTGAATCAGATGGAACCATCAGCACAGCGCGCGTGATCGGCAGTACAATTCCAGACCCGGCACTTCAGCAATGTGTTGTGACAACACTTCAACGTGCGCGTTTTCGCTCGTTTAATGGAGATCCCATTATTGTGAATTATCCCATTAATTTTGAATGAACATGCAGACACTTGATTATCTATAGCGGGGGTGATTTATGTTTAAAAGTTTAAAAAATTTGTTTTTCCCTGAAAGCACCGCCACTGAGGCTCCCGTTAGCGGTCATATATATTTTGGCGCTGAGAAACGAAAACACGCACGTATTGCGTACCCATCTTTCGGAGCAATCGGGCGCCTTCCTACAATATTTCTGAACAATGTCAAATTACCTGTAGCGAATTTAAGTGTAGGTGGATTTTTGCTCACAAGCCCTCAACTGAATATGAAACCAGGAGATATTGGTCAATTTAAATTTACATGGAAAGTAGGTGCTGAGTTTGTTCAAAAGGCAAAACTACTGCGTGTAAATGGAACCCACTGGCATTTTAAATTTACCGATGTTGACCCACGATTTTATGTTCGTTTCTTTGATGTGACAAAACCCGGTGACCTTGGACGCTTTTGTATACAACTTTCAGAAAATGAAATTCCTAAAACCGATGGATTCATTGAGATGTGGAAAAACCCAGAAAAATATTTCGTGGGTTTTAAAACCACCGAAACAATCATAGATTTTGATGGACGTAAATTTAAGTATGTCTCAACTCAAGGACTTGTTTTAGATAATGGCACAATCGTTAAATCTGATGATCCGGTAATTGCTGACATTTTTCTTTTTTTAATTAATATTGTTCATCCAAGTTCAAAAGTACGCGAACTCATCGCTCAAATGACAGCACGCTATTTTAAGACTTAAGGTGAAGGAAGACTTATTACCCTGGTATGTTGTTGAATTAAAAATCTAAGTACAGCCGAAGTAAAACCTTCATCAATATTTTGTTCTTTAAACCAAGTGGCAGTACTTCTCATCATGACACTTAAAGTATCGATCATTTCTTTTTTATTCGCTGTAGATAATGTTTGAATTCGACCCATTCCA
Proteins encoded in this region:
- a CDS encoding AgmX/PglI C-terminal domain-containing protein: MRNRKVQNIVAAALIIIALLALLFQGQIWEWWQRYSLRFDSRPVIAEVVSVNKNVRFRLPESLTYYKAYNQQGLHAKDTVSTDLDSSAIISFKSGLKVELEPNSLIIIEDYGSGPGALELTFLRGGVKVLSQGAGPKVKLKGAEVLKLNLSMLDREAKPTPPLTGIGLDDIKQKQRVKKKKIEKETLPDSYIASVIKNQKTFLNRCFAQHLRLNPDARGRIDTSLTIESDGTISTARVIGSTIPDPALQQCVVTTLQRARFRSFNGDPIIVNYPINFE
- a CDS encoding PilZ domain-containing protein, yielding MFKSLKNLFFPESTATEAPVSGHIYFGAEKRKHARIAYPSFGAIGRLPTIFLNNVKLPVANLSVGGFLLTSPQLNMKPGDIGQFKFTWKVGAEFVQKAKLLRVNGTHWHFKFTDVDPRFYVRFFDVTKPGDLGRFCIQLSENEIPKTDGFIEMWKNPEKYFVGFKTTETIIDFDGRKFKYVSTQGLVLDNGTIVKSDDPVIADIFLFLINIVHPSSKVRELIAQMTARYFKT